In Methanofastidiosum sp., the DNA window TGCGGATGACGAAAATGTTCCAACACTTTTTCACTATATGGAAATTTCATATCATTCCCTCCTTACTAATTCTTACCCAAGGGGCTAATTTTTCTAAGTTCAGTTACTACTTCTGCGATATTGTTCACTACAGAATCAACATCTTCCATATTATTGTATCTACCAAATGTAAATCGAACAGATCCATGCGCTCTTTCATGATCCCCCCCTATGCCCATTATAACATGGCTTGCCTCAAGAGACTTGCTGAAGCATGCTGACCCTGTGCTGACCGAAAATCCCCTCATATCGAGATGAAGAGTAATTGATTCACCTTCGACATAATGGAAGGTAATATTAGCATTTTGAGGAACTCTTTTTTCTTTGTGACCATTCAATGTTGTGTCTGGTATCTCACTCAATACTCTCTTAATAAGGTGATCCCTCATCTGCTCCATTTTTTTAGTTTCTTCTGAGGATATCAATTCAATAGCTTTTGCGAATCCTACTGCCCCGGGAATATTTTCTAATCCTGCACGTTTGTTAAATTCTTGAAATCCTCCGTCCATCCACTTTGAGATTGGAGTATTCTTACGAATAAATAATGCTCCCGTTTCTTTAGGCCCATGGATAGTGTGGGCAGACAAAGTAACTAGATCAACTGGAATTTCCCTAACATCAATTGGAACTCTTGTAAAGGTATGTGTTGCATCTGTATGAAAAAGTACTCCTTTATTTTTACAAATGCTTGCTATTTTAGCAATATCTTGCATTGTGCCTATTTCTTGATTAGCATGTTGGATTGATACTAGGATAGTGTCTTTTCTTATAGATTTTTCAAGCTGGTCAAAGTCAATCAAGCCATATTGGTCGACATCAAGATAGGTAACTTCAAATCCCTGTTTTTCAAGGCTCCTTGCACTGTTAAGAACTGGAAAGTCTTCAATTTTTGATACTATAATATGCTTACCTTTTTTTTCTTTTAGGGCCATTGCAACTCCTTTTAAGGCCATGTTACTAGATTCAGTGCTTCCTGAAGTGAAAACAATTTCTCCAAAATCAGCCCCCATATAATTGGCAATAAATCCTCTAGCCTCGTCTAACGCTTCTCTTGCTTCAATGCCTAAAGAGTATCCAAATTCTGAAGTTGCAACTGCATAAACTTCAAAGAAATATTTTTTCATAGATTCTAAAACCCTCTCATCCAATCGTGTAGCAGCTGCATTATCAAGATAAATATTTTTTTCCATTATATTCACCATATTATATAAACAGTGTCATGCTTGATTCCATTGCTTCTTGAATATATGTCCCAACGGAACAATAATCATTAATTAGGTCTTGCCTTAGATCTTCAGGCTTTACACCCATTATCTCCATAGTCATATCACAAGCCAGTATTTTACCACCAAGTTCTTTGAAATCTGTAATCAGTTTCTCTAGAGAAGCTACATTGGCTTTTTTCATTTTCTTCTTTA includes these proteins:
- a CDS encoding cysteine desulfurase, which encodes MEKNIYLDNAAATRLDERVLESMKKYFFEVYAVATSEFGYSLGIEAREALDEARGFIANYMGADFGEIVFTSGSTESSNMALKGVAMALKEKKGKHIIVSKIEDFPVLNSARSLEKQGFEVTYLDVDQYGLIDFDQLEKSIRKDTILVSIQHANQEIGTMQDIAKIASICKNKGVLFHTDATHTFTRVPIDVREIPVDLVTLSAHTIHGPKETGALFIRKNTPISKWMDGGFQEFNKRAGLENIPGAVGFAKAIELISSEETKKMEQMRDHLIKRVLSEIPDTTLNGHKEKRVPQNANITFHYVEGESITLHLDMRGFSVSTGSACFSKSLEASHVIMGIGGDHERAHGSVRFTFGRYNNMEDVDSVVNNIAEVVTELRKISPLGKN